One segment of Chlorocebus sabaeus isolate Y175 chromosome 24, mChlSab1.0.hap1, whole genome shotgun sequence DNA contains the following:
- the INSM2 gene encoding insulinoma-associated protein 2 gives MPRGFLVKRTKRTGCSYRVRLAEHVFPLLGPQGAPPFLEEAPRASLPGTERAARPTREEPGKGLTEEAARELSGSPCRAAGVSPGAGGREGAEWRAGGREGPGPSRSPGPSPSPAKPAGAELRRAFLERCLSSPVSAESFPGGAAAVAAFSCSVAPAAAPTSGEQFLLPLRAPFPEPALQPDPVPLSTALQSLKRAAGGERRGKAPTGCASGPAAAGIKKPKAMRKLSFADEVTTSPVLGLKIKEEEPGAPSRGLGGSRTPLGEFICQLCKEQYADPFALAQHRCSRIVRVEYRCPECDKVFSCPANLASHRRWHKPRPAAANAATVSSADGKPPSSSSSASRESGAIASFLEEGKENSRIERTADQHPQARDSSGADQHPDSAPRQGLQVLTHPEPPLPQGPYTEGVFGRRVPVPGSTSGGGGSEIFVCPYCHKKFRRQAYLRKHLSTHEAGSVRALAPGFGSERGAPLAFACPLCGAHFPTADIREKHRLWHAVREELLLPALAGAPSETPGPSGPSDGSAQQIFSCKHCPSTFFSSPGLTRHINKCHPSESRQVLLLQMPLRPGC, from the coding sequence ATGCCAAGGGGCTTCCTGGTGAAGCGAACTAAACGGACAGGCTGCTCGTACCGAGTTCGCCTTGCGGAGCATGTCTTCCCTCTGCTGGGGCCCCAGGGGGCGCCGCCCTTCTTGGAGGAGGCTCCCAGGGCCTCCTTGCCCGGTACGGAGCGGGCGGCCCGCCCCACCCGGGAGGAACCCGGAAAGGGGCTGACGGAGGAGGCGGCCCGGGAACTGTCGGGGTCGCCATGTCGGGCGGCTGGGGTGAGCCCGGGGGCGGGCGGGCGGGAAGGCGCGGAGTGGCGGGCGGGTGGCAGGGAAGGTCCCGGGCCCAGCCGCAGCCCCGGCCCCAGCCCCAGTCCAGCGAAGCCGGCCGGCGCAGAGCTGCGTCGGGCGTTCCTGGAGCGCTGCCTCAGCTCGCCCGTCTCCGCCGAGTCCTTCCCCGGGGGCGCCGCCGCCGTGGCCGCTTTCTCCTGCTCCGTGGCGCCAGCAGCCGCACCGACCTCGGGGGAGCAGTTCCTGCTGCCGCTCCGGGCGCCGTTCCCAGAGCCCGCGCTTCAGCCGGACCCTGTGCCCCTATCGACCGCCCTGCAGAGTCTGAAACGGGCGGCCGGCGGCGAGCGCCGTGGCAAGGCACCCACGGGCTGCGCGTCTGGACCCGCAGCCGCGGGAATCAAGAAGCCAAAGGCCATGAGGAAGTTGAGCTTTGCCGATGAGGTGACCACATCCCCTGTCCTGGGCCTGAAGATCAAGGAGGAGGAGCCCGGAGCGCCGTCTCGGGGCTTGGGGGGCAGCCGCACGCCGCTGGGCGAGTTCATCTGCCAGCTGTGCAAGGAGCAGTACGCAGACCCCTTCGCGCTGGCCCAGCACCGCTGCTCCCGCATCGTGCGCGTAGAGTACCGTTGCCCTGAGTGCGACAAGGTGTTCAGCTGTCCTGCGAACCTGGCCTCCCATCGCCGCTGGCATAAGCCGCGTCCCGCGGCTGCAAACGCCGCCACAGTCTCCTCCGCCGACGGGAAGCCGCCTTCTTCGTCGTCTTCGGCCTCCCGGGAATCCGGGGCCATTGCATCTTTtctggaggagggaaaggagaacaGCCGGATAGAGCGGACTGCGGATCAGCACCCGCAGGCCAGGGACAGCTCCGGGGCGGATCAGCACCCGGACAGCGCCCCGAGGCAGGGCCTCCAGGTGCTGACGCATCCAGAGCCACCGCTGCCACAGGGCCCCTACACGGAGGGGGTGTTCGGGCGCCGGGTGCCTGTGCCGGGCAGTACCAGTGGTGGCGGGGGATCCGAAATTTTCGTGTGCCCATATTGCCACAAAAAGTTTCGTCGCCAAGCCTATCTGCGCAAGCACCTGAGCACTCACGAGGCGGGCTCGGTCCGTGCGCTAGCGCCGGGCTTTGGCTCCGAACGCGGTGCCCCACTTGCCTTCGCTTGCCCGTTGTGCGGAGCGCACTTCCCTACCGCAGATATCAGGGAGAAGCACCGGCTGTGGCATGCTGTCCGCGAGGAGCTGCTCCTGCCCGCTCTGGCGGGGGCTCCTTCCGAAACGCCGGGCCCTAGCGGGCCATCTGACGGGAGTGCCCAGCAAATTTTCTCGTGCAAGCACTGTCCGTCCACGTTTTTTAGTTCTCCGGGGCTGACCCGGCACATCAATAAGTGCCACCCCTCAGAAAGCCGGCAAGTGCTGCTGCTGCAGATGCCACTGCGGCCTGGCTGCTGA